Proteins from a single region of Anastrepha ludens isolate Willacy chromosome 5, idAnaLude1.1, whole genome shotgun sequence:
- the LOC128863158 gene encoding uncharacterized protein LOC128863158 isoform X4 produces the protein MELPSMVQRSGDTLIVRSVVSGNQLYLDQGAASTNNNINSNKHSSPSQLQQQQSIGTTNLSNSALEQLERYRAAAAQYHLQQQQQQQHQNATQQQQSAAVAAATASAVAQQQAMELKDEGLPQCKIKRNYSCSYCTYFTQNPRYHLTHLRDVHGEKIVINKCKLCLYASRHFQKLVRHMKMVHGCTDGVAGGHGQPRGKRGMSREARKRKLEQSVGLGGAQGEISGGGGGGNVGMGDAVSKMPTYEQVKRELELQRESLFAVVYERELQAQRERDLEARQQAQNVYEQEIQAATAAAAAAAASETQRHQSPINATTSNNASASSNSAGTTSSHTAFQLPPAHQQPLTTHTRSVELSPSPTDSVSPVHGAEAATTAALHSSGVSLTYVGDEPTQNRLLKCSLCDFTTLFRAQLVDHELDEHCKTKFFRCEKCSYVTHIKARFSKHVKYHSMPMIKCVTCDFRTPYKWNLDRHMKNHGGAGPFKCAACDFTADIKQSLTVHEMNHHVPPVGHAAGMSLARRRNKVGGTDLCEDFLSDSADILEDHFNNNNLDEYDEALMTAEPYSKRGKYDDDEPTDLSAKGGSSDTSSVHNHSGNVSQTPKAKRPIPNLIPIPKNTVPSIMNLSKEFASRSSLTDIASMFFNDKQISEMLQPLEKADAAQLSPTPTVASTSSHASRSLLQKKPTPGGSFFDKLKSSALAGPSENLICPCGHMAKCLSESIIHRKTCNFAAIAEDDVEEEQDDADDRLEIDFAEDDDRQSHSALNLSVTGSTRCQHCRHRCKSSADLLNHLKQCTEASRCGNDSYDSLSGDSSAGRAGGADSTNDQHPMENRVFIWNKMPGGEAGQREGSQCSEIRGQTNNTAESSGSSGNGASSATCEENSYYGVETAPGYGEVTKKMTPEEEAANSSLKKVYKCPHCSFWASTASRFHVHIVGHLNKKPFECSLCSYRSNWRWDITKHIRLKTIRDPSHKNARVLMNDETGRRNYTKYNKYITLMKVTEEDGDPKLMKSGEMTPNQVASLSFINDFNKNVGPNALTSTHLNGIKEDITLEPIPSKSNGGNNGGSSNGGGDQLSDGFIRLPLLATMMNAAMAQQHHQQKDQEHGQAAMITPSVTISAVKRSPPPLMKPSDDLVTDVRQEGNEKKTFYRCRKCSFRHANRDAVLAHVKIHYQDSNYPIVTATATTSPKSANSQQQHNTPLQVAVNPNIYMNKVLAAMCLSQQQPQQPNSNSSANNNDPQQQQHSIISAGLLQQAIQGAPPNSPLSCLALTLAGKSPAKATASILEHGEQKATQNERHCRLKHAGDIRIETLDRTASANERHAPPIYRPLGNGASNESNYGLTLKALQQQQHQQQQQQQQQQPPHISSITGGPPSHSVLMSNNKNEQHLLHSPLAGTAAANAATTPQELQQAAAAYIAATYKAAAAAAANSTGNGSAAAAVAAAAALGLSSEDLLLHQQLQQNDQIEITRLPPGVSNAAQSQAQAQAQPQPQQQQQLQQQQQLNSKCKQQKCPLCPYISESKSQMNYHISLHKPTQYECSLCTFVCAKKQHLSSHMRTVHQQHNLSASSQLSNMSAAINSMDFSMALQLAAVAQAQQDQSSLSSPLAIDLTALKQKITAVQHQQQQQNQKQLQQQCQTQQTSAQNAQQQQQHPHQHPPTATESQMKCILYCPKCPARYIQKYNDTWNAKAELEDHIKCHNVSDVLDNAANAPQTPPPQPAFKCEFCDYDAVHDAQLQKHRYVHTQHYQDKCAELYKHVQEDLQYAPPKLMQITLAKSLQQAPETIWIVDNELNDQCKDQLQQQQHASISSSSVTPAKMTTSTATGAAHFDNANSLLKKQLESGMGSNSGALRSSPTSTPTPKELADADDSSNMPSTSASVATSDLAVDGGSDFTSSVASPAPVEKCLYCPYETKHTTLYKAHLQHHICISNQKEAYTCEHCDYTDSKQEHIEEHTRVHFNAVEKLKSVAFFTSYDNLELSVERDEADDDKDVENELHKEERAWQSGYRTKAVTDTEEQEAPKARAALQLNIKEEHNNNNEEHVINENVVKEQQQQLTSASKTNNSKAKVDSDEKVVEKSTVATAENIKKPCNKIILYKTDGCLSIKRESGGGQSNNANSNASNCENISDRLRRRISRNNSNTANHLNSIGGSGNTNNNNNNSHNSNCDEQADSGAQQQQSHKTILVNAKTGQVISRN, from the exons ATGGAACTGCCCTCGATGGTTCAACGCTCCGGCGACACGCTTATAGTACGCAGCGTTGTCAGTGGCAATCAATTATATTTGGATCAGGGTGCCGCTTCCACGAACAACAATATCAACAGCAACAAACATAGCAGCCCTTCGCAGCTGCAGCAACAGCAGTCGATTGGCACCACTAACTTATCAAATAGTGCGCTGGAACAATTGGAACGTTACCGTGCCGCAGCCGCACAATATCACcttcaacaacagcagcagcagcaacatcaaaatgccacacaacagcaacaaagtgCAGCAGTCGCGGCTGCAACTGCTTCAGCGGTAGCGCAACAGCAGGCCATGGAGCTGAAGGACGAGGGTCTGCCGCAATGTAAGATCAAGCGCAATTACAGCTGCAGCTACTGCACCTATTTCACACAGAATCCGCGTTATCATTTGACGCATCTGCGAGATGTGCATGGCGAAAAAATTGTCATCAACAAATGCAAGCTGTGTCTGTATGCTTCACGACACTTCCAAAAGTTGGTGCGTCACATGAAAATGGTGCACGGCTGCACCGACGGTGTGGCCGGTGGGCATGGGCAGCCCCGTGGTAAACGAGGTATGAGTCGGGAGGCACGCAAACGGAAGCTGGAGCAAAGCGTCGGCTTGGGCGGCGCACAGGGGGAGATCAgcggtggtggtggcggtggcAATGTCGGTATGGGCGATGCCGTTTCGAAGATGCCAACTTATGAGCAG GTCAAACGCGAGCTAGAACTGCAGCGCGAATCGCTCTTCGCCGTTGTCTATGAGCGTGAGTTACAGGCGCAACGGGAACGCGATCTAGAAGCCCGCCAGCAAGCACAGAACGTCTACGAACAAGAAATTCAAGCAGCGACCGCAGCTGCTGCTGCCGCGGCAGCATCTGAAACACAACGCCATCAATCGCCGATCAATGCAACTACCAGCAACAACGCTAGTGCCTCGTCAAACAGCGCTGGCACCACCAGCAGTCATACGGCTTTCCAATTGCCACCCGCACATCAGCAGCCGCTTACCACACATACCCGCAGCGTTGAGCTTTCACCATCCCCCACCGATTCGGTGTCGCCTGTGCATGGCGCTGAAGCTGCCACTACGGCTGCTTTGCACTCCAGCGGCGTTTCGCTAACCTATGTTGGCGATGAGCCCACACAGAATAGACTGCTTAAGTGCAGCCTTTGCGATTTCACCACACTCTTCCGCGCTCAATTGGTCGACCATGAATTGGACGAACATTGCAAGACAAAATTCTTCcgctgtgaaaagtgttcgtaTGTGACACACATTAAAGCGCGCTTCAGCAAACacgtcaagtatcactccatgCCTATGATCAAATGTGTCACTTGTGATTTTCGTACCCCTTATAAATGGAATCTCGATCGTCACATGAAAAATCATGGTGGTGCAGGTCCATTCAAATGTGCCGCCTGTGATTTCACAGCCGACATCAAACAATCGCTCACAGTGCACGAAATGAATCACCATGTGCCGCCGGTGGGACATGCGGCGGGTATGTCGCTGGCACGACGACGCAACAAAGTTGGTGGTACTGATTTGTGCGAAGATTTCCTCAGCGATTCTGCAGATATATTGGAAGATCATTTCAATAATAACAATCTCGATGAGTATGATGAAGCATTAATGACGGCGGAGCCTTATAGCAAACGTGGCAAATACGACGACGATGAGCCGACCGATTTATCAGCGAAAGGAGGCTCGTCGGACACATCGTCGGTGCATAATCACAGCGGTAATGTATCACAAACGCCAAAGGCAAAGCGGCCCATACCGAATCTCATTCCGATACCGAAAAATACCGTACCAAG CATTATGAATCTTTCCAAAGAGTTCGCTTCGCGCAGCTCCCTCACTGATATCGCTTCCATGTTTTTCAATGACAAGCAAATTTCTGAGATGTTGCAGCCTCTCGAGAAGGCAGACGCCGCCCAACTATCACCCACGCCCACCGTTGCGTCCACCTCGAGTCACGCCTCGCGTAGTTTGCTGCAAAAGAAACCCACACCGGGTGGCAGTTTCTTCGACAAATTGAAATCCTCTGCCTTGGCGGGTCCAAGCGAGAATCTCATCTGTCCTTGCGGTCATATGGCTAAGTGCCTATCGGAGTCGATAATCCACCGCAAAACATGCAATTTCGCAGCTATCGCCGAAGATGATGTTGAGGAAGAGCAAGACGATGCAGACGATCGCTTAGAAATCGATTTTGCCGAGGACGACGATCGACAGTCGCATTCAGCACTGAATCTAAGTGTAACTGGTTCTACGCGTTGTCAGCATTGTCGCCATCGTTGCAAATCGTCAGCAGATCTTTTGAATCACCTCAAACAGTGCACCGAAGCAAGTCGCTGTGGCAATGACTCGTACGATTCGCTCTCTGGTGATAGTAGCGCTGGCCGTGCTGGTGGCGCTGACTCCACTAACGACCAGCATCCTATGGAAAATCGAGTATTTATTTGGAATAAAATGCCAGGCGGTGAAGCGGGACAACGCGAAGGCAGTCAGTGCTCGGAAATCCGCGGGCAAACAAATAATACCGCGGAATCATCGGGAAGTAGCGGGAATGGCGCAAGCAGCGCCACTTGTGAAGAGAACAGTTACTACGGCGTTGAAACGGCACCAGGTTATGGTGAG GTAACGAAAAAGATGACGCCAGAAGAAGAAGCTGCCAATTCTTCTTTGAAAAAAGTCTACAAATGCCCGCATTGTTCATTCTGGGCCTCGACAGCTTCGCGTTTTCACGTACACATCGTCGGTCATTTGAATAAGAAGCCATTTGAATGCTCGCTTTGCTCGTATCGCTCCAATTGGCGTTGGGATATCACCAAGCATATACGCCTAAAGACCATTCGTGATCCCAGTCACAAGAATGCGCGTGTCCTGATGAACGATGAAACTGGGCGTCGTAATTACACCAAATATAACAAATACATCACATTGATGAAGGTGACCGAAGAAGATGGCGATCCTAAGCTAATGAAATCGGGGGAGATGACACCTAACCAAGTGGCTTCTCTATCGTTTATCAACGACTTCAATAAGAATGTGGGACCCAATGCCTTGACCTCCACTCATTTGAACGGTATAAAGGAGGATATAACTCTGGAGCCGATACCATCCAAGTCTAACGGTGGTAATAATGGTGGCAGTAGCAATGGTGGAGGCGATCAGTTATCAGATGGTTTCATACGTCTGCCGCTGTTGGCTACAATGATGAACGCTGCAATGGCACAACAGCACCATCAACAGAAGGACCAGGAACATGGTCAGGCAGCAATGATTACGCCTTCGGTAACCATTTCAGCTGTGAAGCGTTCGCCACCGCCACTAATGAAGCCTAGCGATGACTTGGTTACCGACGTCCGACAGGAGGGTAACGAGAAGAAAACATTCTACCGGTGCCGCAAGTGCAGTTTTCG TCATGCTAATCGCGATGCTGTACTCGCCCATGTCAAGATACATTACCAGGATTCCAATTACCCTATTGTAACAGCGACAGCAACCACTTCACCCAAGTCGGCGAATTCCCAGCAACAACACAATACACCACTTCAGGTGGCCGTCAATCCAAATATCTACATGAACAAAGTTCTCGCCGCAATGTGCCTTTCCCAGCAGCAACCACAGCAACCCAACTCGAATTCTTCAGCAAATAATAATgatccacaacaacaacaacattccaTAATTTCAGCCGGTCTGTTGCAACAGGCAATTCAGGGCGCACCGCCCAACTCACCACTCAGCTGTCTGGCATTGACGCTCGCCGGCAAGAGTCCAGCCAAAGCAACCGCTTCTATTTTAGAGCACGGTGAGCAGAAAGCGACACAAAACGAG CGGCACTGTCGCTTGAAACACGCTGGCGACATACGCATCGAAACCCTTGATCGCACCGCGAGCGCCAACGAACGCCATGCACCGCCCATCTACCGGCCACTCGGCAATGGCGCCTCCAACGAGTCCAACTACGGGCTCACACTTAAAGctttacagcaacaacaacaccaacagcagcagcagcaacagcaacaacaaccgccACATATAAGCAGCATTACCGGTGGTCCCCCAAGTCACTCGGTACTTATGAGCAATAACAAAAACGAGCAACATCTATTACATTCACCACTCGCCGGCACCGCTGCCGCTAACGCAGCCACCACACCACAGGAGCTGCAGCAAGCTGCCGCTGCCTATATAGCAGCCACTTACAAGGccgcagctgctgctgctgcaaatTCAACCGGCAATGGTTCGGCTGCCGctgccgttgcagcagctgctgCTCTTGGGCTCAGCAGCGAAGATTTGTTATTGCATCAACAATTGCAACAAAATGATCAAATTGAAATCACTCGTCTGCCGCCGGGTGTTAGCAATGCTGCCCAGTCGCAAGCGCAGGCACAGGCACAACCGCAgccacagcagcaacaacaactgcaacagcagcagcagctgaaCTCGAAGTGCAAACAGCAAAAGTGTCCACTGTGTCCGTATATCTCGGAGAGCAAGTCGCAGATGAACTACCACATCTCGTTGCACAAGCCGACTCAATACGAGTGTTCGTTGTGCACTTTCGTGTGTGCCAAGAAGCAGCATTTGAGCAGTCACATGCGCACAGTGCACCAGCAACATAATTTGAGTGCGTCCAGTCAATTGAGCAATATGAGTGCTGCCATTAATTCCATGGATTTCAGCATGGCCTTGCAATTGGCCGCCGTGGCACAAGCACAACAG GACCAATCTTCACTCTCCTCCCCGCTAGCCATTGATCTGACAgctctaaagcaaaaaataactgCTGTCCAacaccagcaacagcaacaaaatcaaaaacagcTGCAGCAACAATGCCAAACACAACAAACATCTGCACAAAacgcgcaacaacaacaacagcacccCCACCAACATCCGCCTACTGCAACTGAAAGCCAAATGAAATGCATACTTTATTGTCCGAAATGCCCAGCGCGTTACATCCAAAAATACAACGATACCTGGAACGCCAAGGCGGAATTAGAAGACCACATCAAATGCCACAACGTAAGCGATGTGTTGGATAATGCCGCCAACGCCCCACAAACGCCACCTCCACAACCTGCCTTCAAATGCGAATTTTGCGATTACGACGCCGTACACGACGCCCAACTGCAAAAGCACCGTTATGTGCATACACAGCACTACCAAGACAAATGTGCCGAACTATACAAGCACGTACAAGAGGATCTGCAATATGCGCCGCCCAAACTGATGCAAATTACCTTAGCGAAAAGCTTACAGCAGGCACCTGAGACGATTTGGATAGTCGACAACGAGTTGAATGATCAATGCAAAGATCaactgcagcagcagcaacatgcGAGCATCTCTTCCTCCTCAGTAACGCCCGCAAAGATGACAACATCAACGGCGACGGGTGCAGCGCATTTCGATAACGCCAATTCACTGCTGAAGAAGCAACTCGAGTCGGGCATGGGCAGTAACAGTGGCGCATTGCGTAGCTCGCCAACATCCACACCCACGCCCAAAGAGCTAGCCGACGCCGATGATTCGTCGAATATGCCATCGACCAGCGCTTCGGTAGCCACCAGCGATCTGGCGGTGGATGGCGGCAGCGATTTCACATCTAGCGTAGCATCGCCAGCGCCGGTTGAGAAATGTCTGTATTGTCCCTATGAAACCAAGCATACAACGCTTTACAAAGCACACTTGCAACATCACATTTGCATTAGCAACCAGAAGGAGGCCTACACCTGTGAACACTGCGATTACACAGACAGTAAACAGGAGCACATTGAGGAGCACACACGCGTGCATTTCAACGCGGTGGAAAAACTAAAGTCCGTGGCATTCTTCACCTCCTACGACAATTTGGAATTGAGTGTCGAACGCGATGAGGCAGACGACGACAAAGACGTTGAGAATGAGTTGCATAAAGAAGAGCGCGCATGGCAAAGCGGCTATAGAACGAAAGCGGTGACAGACACAGAAGAGCAAGAAGCGCCGAAGGCAAGGGCAGCActgcaattaaatattaaagaggagcacaacaacaataatgaagAGCATGTTATCAACGAGAATGTGGTGAaggagcagcaacagcagctgaCAAGTGCGTCGAAAACCAACAACTCTAAAGCAAAAGTAGATAGCGACGAAAAAGTGGTGGAGAAATCAACAGTCGCAACAgctgaaaacatcaaaaagcCCTGTAACAAAATTATACTCTACAAAACCGATGGCTGTTTGAGCATCAAGCGCGAAAGTGGTGGCGGCCAGAGCAACAACGCCAACAGCAATGCAAGTAACTGCGAAAATATCAGTGATCGCCTGCGGCGACGCATTAGTCGTAATAACAGCAACACCGCCAATCATCTAAATAGTATTGGCGGTAGCGGGAATacgaacaataacaacaacaacagccataACAGCAATTGTGACGAACAAGCTGACAGTggcgcacaacaacaacaaagccatAAAACCATATTAGTAAATGCGAAAACTGGTCAAGTTATAAGTAGGAATTAA